CAATGAAAACGAGGTTGTCGATGCCGAGAACAATCTCGAGCACCACCAGGGTGAACAGGCCAATCCAGATGGACGGGTCAGCAAGCCAGGTCATAGCGGGAAATAGAAGACAGCAGAAAGACGATCCGCCGATGATAACCGCAGCGCACGCGCGGCCTTGCGCGAATCCCGCGCAAGGTGTTGCAACAAACGGGCCGCGGCGCTTGGAGCCTGGCGCTCAGCGCTGTGCAACGCGGCTGGCGCTTTGGGCGCCGGCTTGCGTTGCCCGCACCGGCCGATAGCCGTCGGTAAGCGTCTTGAGGAAGGCAACGATGTCGCGCACGTCGGCCTCGGACAACACAGGCTTGTCACCCGGCTTGCCGCCAAACGGCCGCTCCATGTTGACGTTGGCGCGGTATTGGGCTGGCAGGTCGTCGAACTTGTCGACCGTGCCGTCCGCCTTGCGCGGATACCACTTCTGCGGCTGGGTGTCGCGCTGGGCGTAGAAGCGCACCGCGTCTTCCAGCGAATGGATGGCCCCGTTGTGGAAGAACGTTTTGCGCAGCGCCACGTTGCGCAGCGACGGCGTGCGGAAGCGGCCGCAATAGTCGGCGCGGTCTTTCAGATCGGTCCGGTCAGGCCCGCACAGGCCCAGATCGAAGAACTTCGGATCGGCATTGGCTGCGAGCGTGCGGTTACGCGGTACGCCCACGGCAATGTGGCCGAAATCGGTGAAGGCCGGAAACGCCCCGTCCTGTTTGATGGCGCTCACATGGCAGGACGCGCAGTTGCCCTTGGCCGGATCGGCAAAGACCTGCAGCCCGCGCATCTCCTGCGGCGACAGCTTCACCTGTTTGCGCAAAAACGCGTCGTATTTGCTGTCATATGGATAGAACTCGGACGGCGTCTGCTGGAAGACCTCAAGCACCATCAGCGCCGCGCGGAAGGCTGTGTCTTCGTTGTCCAGGATGTCGTTGCCAAACACTTGGCGGAAGGCCTGCGCATGGCGGCCATTGCGCAGCTTGGCCACCACGGCGGCCTGCGTGCCGTTGGCCATCTCGTGCGCAGACAACAGCGGGATGCGTGCCTGGTCGTGTGTGGACGACACGCGGCCGTCCCAGGTGTAGCCCCCGGTCGGGCCCTGGTCTTCCGAGTCGTTACCGTCGTTCTCGTAGAAATGCTCGGTGAACGCAGGCACGTTCTGGATATAGCGCAATGACGGCGCGGCACGTACGCCGGTCTTGCGCATGTCTGCGCCACCCAGCTGCACTGACAGATCATTCGGCGGGCCGTAGGCGTGCGTCGGGCTATGGCAGCTTGCGCAGGACTGCTTGCCCGAAGCAGACAGGGCAGGATCAAAAAACAGCGCCTTGCCCAATGCCGTCATCGCCGGCACCGATGGGCGGCGCGTGGCCATGATCGTGTAGAAGGCTCTTTCGTATGCCGGCGCCGCTGCGGGCTTGGCGGATGTTGCTGCAGCAGCCGCTGCTGCCGGTGCCGAAGCTCCCACGGTTGCGGCATGGGCCACCGCTGCTTCGCCACGGCCGCAACCGCTCAGTCCGGCCGCCAGCCCAACAAGCACAAGCGCAGAAACGGCGGTCACGCGACGAGTTGCAACAGGCAGAAGGCGGCGCATTTGCGATAAGCGAAATGTTGGGAGCCTTGCAACTTAGCATGGCTCCCATGACACTTTGATGTCGTCAAACATGTGTCACGTCAGCCCTTGGAGAGGTCCCATGGTGGCAAATGTCTTCAAACGTTCGGTGGCGCCCCTGCTCATCCTGATGTTGGTGATCACGCTGAACTGGGCCGAAATCGGGGCTGCGCCTGCGTTTTCATCATCAACTTGTCACACACGAAGCACAGACTCCCGCTCGCTTTCGTCCCCCACACAACAATCCAGGGAAATCATGAGCCGAGCGCTTCGTCTTTTGCCGCTGACCGCGTTGGTTGCGGCCAGCATGTCTGCCTGTGGTGGCAGTGATTCGAGCAGCACTGCCTCCGCGTCCACCTCGGGCGTGGTGACCGGCAGCTACTTCGAGCATGCCAAGGTCTGTATCGACGCCAACAACAACGGCAAGTGCGATTCGGGTGAAACCAGCACCTATACCGATGCGAACGGCGCCTACACGCTGGCAGGCTCCGGCCCCGTCACCGTTGAAATCGGCACGGACGCCTTCCGCAACGATCCGGACACCGGTGCACACACGGCGATCACGCGACCGCTGGTGTTCCGCGCACCGGCCGGCGCCAACGCTGTTGTCAGCGCCATCTCGACCGAACTGGCTGTGCTGATGGACAGCAACGGCGGCGATATCAACGCTGCCAAGACGGCACTCGCCGCCCGCCTGGGCGTGACGGTCGACAAGCTGCTGGAAGACCACAACAAGGAAGCCGACGCCGGCACGAAGGCTGCGCTGCAGGCTGAAATCGACCAGGCCATCGATCTGATCGCCGACGCCGTTGCCAATGGCGGCGACATCGGCAAGAGCCTGCGCGACGGCGTGGCCAAGCGCGTGGCGCTGGCCAACAACGTCAAGACGATCGTGGTGATCTACGCAGAAAACCGCGGCTTCGACAACCTGTACGGCCTGTTCCCGGGCGCCAACGGCATCCCCGGCGTGAACCCCACCTCGACCGGCACCGCTGTTGCGCAGAAGGACTTCGACGGCTCCGTGCTGCCGACGCTGCCGCCCACCTGGGGCGGCGTGACCGCAGCCGGTCAAAGCGTGCAGATCACGCAGGCGTCCACCGCCAATATGCCCAACCAGATGTTCCAGATCGACAGCGCCTCGGGCTTCGGCAGCACGGGCACGGCGGTCGGTCAGAACGTCATCACGCGCGACCTCTGGCACCGCTTCTACCAGAACCAGATGCAGATCAACGGCGGCAAGAACGACAAGTTCGCCGCCTTTGCCGATGCCGGCGGCCTGACCATGGGCTACTACGACGGCAGCAAGATGGCCATGTGGAACATCGCCAAGCAATACACGCTGGCGGACAACTTCTTCATGGGCGCCTTCGGCGGTTCGTTCCTGAACCACCAATACCTGATCTGCGCGTGCGCACCGATCTATCCGAACGCAAAGGCGTCGCCGGCGGTCAATAGCATCGCCAACGTCAAGACGAATGCAGACGGCAGCCCGACCCTCATCCCGGCTGCAAGCTCGGTGATGGCTGGTGCCCCGACCTCGTACGCCGGCGCCGCCGATGATGGCAACGCCACGAAGGACGGCAACCTGACGCCGGTCGACAGCAACGGCAACTCATACGCCGTCAACACGATGCAGCCGCCGTACCAGCCGTCCGGCAACGCCGTGGCCAGCGGCAACACGGCCTACGCCGATCCGACCAAGGCCACCACCCTGCCGAAGCAGTCCACCACCAACATCGGTGACCTGCTGACCGCCCGTGGCGTGGACTGGGCCTGGTACGCCGGCGCCTGGAACGCGGCCCTTGCCGACGCTCCGAACGCCACGCGCAGCGTGATCTACAGCGGCTCGATCCAGTTCCAGCCGCACCACCAGCCGTTCAACTACTTCAGCCGCTTCGACCCGGCGACGGCGACCGGCGCTGCTGAACGTGCTGCTCACCTGCGCGACTACGACGCCGCCTTCCTGCAAGACGCAGCCGCCGGCAAGCTGCCCGCTGTCACGTTCTACAAGCCGCAAGGCAACCTGAACCAGCACCCGGGCTATGCCAACGTGGCTGACGGCGACGCGCACATCGCCAACGTGATCGCTCAACTGCAGAAGAGCCCGCAGTGGAAGAACATGGTGATCGTCGTGACGTATGACGAAAACGGTGGCTTCTACGACCACGCCACGGTGCCGAAGGCTGACCGTTGGGGCCCGGGCACGCGTATCCCGGCGATCATCGTCTCGCCGTTCGCCAAGAAGGGTTTCGTTGACCACACCCAGTACGACACGGCTTCGGTCCTGCGCCTGATCACGCACCGCTTCGACCTGCCGACGCTGCCGGGTATCAAGCAACGTGACGCGGCCCTCGTCTCCAACGGCAACAAGCCGATGGGCGACCTGACCAACGCGCTGGACTTCACGCAAGCGCAATAAAGCAGCAGCGCAGTCCTGAGAAAAAGGCGGCCCGGAGCAATCCTGGCCGCCTTTTCTTTACCCGCTATTTCCCCTTCTTCTTGCCTGCGGGCTTCTCGCTTTCCAGCGTTTCGAGCCGCATGCCCACCTTGATCGTCACCTGCCAGTGGGCGATCCTGCCGTCGACCAGGTGGCCGCGGGTTTCCAGCACTTCAAACCAGTCCAGATACTTGAGCGTCTCGCCCGCTCGCGCGATGGCGTTGCGGACGGCTGCATCGCTGGAGTCGGGTGAAGAGCCGACCAGCTCGATCATCTTGTACGTATGGGAACCCATATCGCCTCCTTGTTGGCATGGTTGGAACGTCGGCAGGGTGCCTGCAAGGCGCGATATGCATGCGGCTGGCATGCGATGCGCGCGCCATTGCACTTACCAGAATGGCACCTGTCCCTCCGCCTTGATAGCCCGGATTTGCACGGGGCCAAAAAATCCTGGCGGTTAATTGCGTTTACAAATCTGACAAATCTCGTCAACGGACCGACGCGTGGCGTCAAACCCGCGCGCGGGACAAACCCCTGATGGCGGTTGAGCTGCCATTTTTCGGGCGGTCGCACGGCATGTCCGTGCCGGACGGGGCTGGTACGGAACCTGCGTTGGAGTGCACACCCGTTTCCCCGAAGAGGAGGCGCCATGCGCCACCCAGAACAACAAGCCCCCGCCTCATACTCGCCGCTGTCGGCCGTAGCGCCGACGCCGCGGGCGACACAGGAAACCGCGCGACTGGTCGCAGAGACCATCCCCTTCAATCTCGAGCGCAACGGCCGGAGCATCGAAGCCACCTATTCGACCCGCAACGGCATCGTGACGGTCAAATACCGCGGCAAGACGCTGTCCACGTATTCGCCGCAGGGCGCCGAAGCCGACTACAAGGCAGTCGCCCGCCAACTGCTTAGCGTCATGCTGACCATCTGAGCGCCGCCGCACTTTCATCAGTGCCGGGCCTTGGCCGTGCTGTGCGCAGGGCGGCCGAACTCCGCACGCAGCGCATCCTTGGCACGCTCCAGAATCCGGCGCCGCCCGGCGCCCAGGTTGTGCCCCGCCCGATTGATATAGAACGTCAGCATTGACATGGCCGACTGGAACGCCGTCCCCTTGCGCCGCCGGCTGTGCTCGGCCGAAGCCTTGAGCGACGCCGCAATCCGCGCAGGGCTGCGCGCCTTGAAGATGTCCGGTTCGATGTCCAGCGCGTCGCTGGTCTCCATCACATGGTGCGACCAGCGGCGTCTCTTCGCCTTGGCCTTCGATGATTTGGCGGCCGCCGGCTTCGACCTGGCGTGGTGCGTGGCCATCATGAAATCTCCTGTAATGATGTACTGGCAGTTCCGCAAGCCGCATACCCGCGCGGGCGGCTACAACGGGGCGACTTCCGTTACGATGACGGACGCTTCACGCCTCTTTTCCGCCTCCTTCATTGATCGCCGGGCTCCGGCGCACATCCAACGTGTCTGGCGACGCCGGTCTTTCTCCCGCCTCCTCTTCCGCATCCGCGCAAACGTCGTCAGATGCGCCGTTCTCCTACCCCGCCTTCCGACTGTTCTGGTTCGCTCGGCTATCCACCACGTTCGCGTACCAGATGTTCGGCGTGGCCGTCGGCTGGCAGATCTACGACCTGACGCGCAGCGCCTATGTGCTTGGGCTGGTCGGGCTGGCGCAGTTCCTGCCGTCGGTGGTGTTGGTGCTGGCCTCCGGCCATATTGCGGACCGCTACGACCGGCGGTACGTCGTGCGCGCCTGCCAGGCCGTCGAAGCCCTGGTTGCACTCGCGCTGGCCGTCTTGGCAGCCAATGGGCACACCGGCGTGCAGCCCATCTTCCTGTGCGTGGTCGTCATTGGCGCAATGCGTGCATTCGAGACGCCGACGCTGCAAGCGTTATTGCCGACGCTGGTACCCCTGCAGGCATTGCCGCGCGCGGTGGCCCTGTCCAGTTCGGCCGGGCAGACCGGCGTCATCCTGGGGCCGGCGCTGGGTGGCTTTCTGTACGTGGCCGGCGCGCCGGTGGTGTATGCCACGGCAGCCGGGCTCTTTTTGCTCGCGCACGTATTGCTGGCGCGGGTGCGGATGGAGCGCGCGGCGCCGGTCAGCACGCCGGTGAGCCTCGAATCGCTGTTTGCGGGCATCGCCTTCATCAAGGGGCGGCCGGTGGTGCTGGGCGCCATCTCGCTCGACCTGTTTGCCGTGCTGCTGGGCGGGGCAACGGCGCTGCTGCCGATCTACGCGCGCGACATCCTGGGCACAGGCGCATGGGGGCTGGGGCTGCTGCGCTCGGCGCCGGCGGTGGGAGCGCTGGGCATGGCACTCTTCCTGGCGCACCGCCCGCTGGATCGGCACGTTGGCCGGGTGATGTTTGCCGCCGTGGCGGTGTTTGGGCTGGCAACGCTGGTGTTCGGGGTGTCGCGCTGGCTGCCGGTGTCGATGTTGGCGCTGGTGCTGCTGGGCGCGTCGGACATGATCAGCGTGGTGATCCGGACGTCGCTGGTGCAGCTCGACACGCCCGATGCCATGCGCGGGCGCGTGAGCGCGGTCAATTCAGTGTTCGTGGGCGCGTCCAACCAGTTGGGCGAATTCGAATCGGGCATGTTGGCCGGGCTGCTGGGGCCAGTGGCCTCGGTGGTGATTGGTGGCCTGGGCACGCTCTTGGTGGTGGCAGCCTGGATGCGGCTGTTCCCGGCCCTGACGCACCGCGACCGCATGCGCGATCCGCATCCAGAGCACACCGGACACCCCTCGTCAGGGGGATAAACCCGCAGACCCGCGCCGCTGGTGGCTTGAGCAAGAATCGGGCAGTGTCTTGCAAGCGTGTCAGCGAAACCCCGATGGCATCGACGGTGGCCAATTCGTATCCTGAGTCACCTTTGGCTGCCTTGTTCCACGCCCGGTATTGCGCCCGACTGTGACGTCCATCCTGCCCTCTTCGTCCCGCCCGTCGGACGCGCGCGCTGCCGGCGCTGCCCGGCTGCCGGATCCCGGGCCTTTCAGCACCAGCGGGTTCAACGGTGCGCCGGCCATTCGTCCATCGGCGTGGCTGGTGGCGATCGGTGCGGCTGCTGTCGGCACGATCGGCCGGGTGCTGCTCGAATCGGCGATGGGCATCCACCTGCCCTTCTACCTTGCTTTTCCGGTGGTGACGATTGCCGCGTGGTACGGCGGCTTCTGGCCGGGGATGCTGGCCATCGTCTGCTATGCGGGGCTGTTCATGGGACTGGCCGCGCTGCAAAGCTGGCCCGCCGCCGTGCCGCTCACGCCAATCCAGATGACGGTGTTTGGGGTGGGTGCGCTGCTCATCTGCGCCTTGTGTGAGCAGTTGCGCCGGGCCCGCGCCGGGGCCGAACGGCGCGCGCGGGCCGAGACCCAGCAACGCCTGTCGCAGCAACGCCTGCTGGCGGCTCTGCAGGCTTCGCCCATTTCCCTCTACGACGTCGACAACACGATGCACTTCACGTGGGTGCACAACCCCGTGTTCGGCCTGCAGCCCGAACAGCTGCTGGGGCGGACGGTGCGCGAAGTGTTCGGACGCCGCGCCGCATCGCGCCTGACCGAGGCGGGCCAGCGCGTCATCGCAACCGGCACACCGACGCGCGTGGAATTTGCCTTCCGGCGTCGCCACACGCAGCGGGTGGTCTACGACGTGGTGGTCATGCCGCTGCGCGACGACACGGGCGAGATCATCGGCCTGACCAACGCCGTGATCGACATCAGCGAGCGCCGCCAGGCAGAGGCCCGCCGCACGCAGTTGCTCGAAGCCGAATCCCGCGCCCGCGAAGAAGCCGAGCGCGCCAGCCGCCTGAAAGACGATTTCCTGGCGACCGTCAGCCACGAGCTGCGCACGCCGCTCAACGCGGTGCTCGGCTGGGCGCAATTGCTGAACATGCGCGCCTACGATGAAGCGATGTTCAAGCGCGGCATTGAAGCCATCGAGCGCAGCGCCCGCACGCAAGTCCACCTGATCGACGATTTGCTCGACATGTCGGCCATCCTCTCGGGCAAGGTCCCGCTGGAGATCGGCCCCGTGGACCTGCCCGACGTGCTGGAGCGCGCGCGCGAGACCATCGAACCGATGGCGCGCCAGAAGAACATCACCATCGAGACTGAATTCCTGCCGGTGCCGATGCTGCAAGGCGACGCCGGGCGCCTGAAGCAGGTGTTCTGGAACCTGCTGGCCAACGCCGTCAAGTTCACGCCCGAGGGCGGGCACATCCGGCTCTCGGTACATCCGGCGCCTGAAGGCGTGGTCGCCACCGTGCGCGACACCGGCATCGGCATCGAGCCGGCCTTCCTGCCGCATATCTTTGACCGCTTCCAGCAGGCGGATCTGTCGAGCACGCGCCGCCACGGCGGGCTCGGCCTCGGGCTGGCGATTGCCAAGCAGCTCGTCGAGCTGCACCACGGCCGCATCACCGCGGCCAGCAGCGGTGCCGACCGTGGCACCACCATGGCCGTGTCGCTACCGCTGCATGCAGCGCAACCGGGCGAACAGGCCAACCGAACGCCGGGTTTGGTAGCAGGGACGGGCATGCCGACGCTGGACGGCATCCGCGTGCTGGCGGTGGATGACAACCCCGAATCGCTCGGCGTGATCGCGCTGATGCTGGAGCGCTACGGCGCCGAGGTTGTTACCGTATCCAGTGGGGCTGCCGCGCTCGATGCGCTGGAACAGGCAGCCGCCAACGCCTACCCGTTCGATGCGCTGGTCAGCGATCTCGCCATGCCGGGCATGGACGGCATGCAGTTGGTACGGGCCGTGCGCGAACGCGGCCTGACTGAACTGCCCGCCATCGCCGTGACGGCGTTTGCGGACCCGATCCGCCTGAAGGCCGCGAAGGAAGCGGGTTACCAGTCCGTCATTACCAAGCCGATCTTCCCGGGAGAGCTGGGCCACGTGCTCGCCGCCAATGTGCATCGCAAGACCGGGCCGGAGACGCTGGTGTGACACATGGTCAACCATGCCTTGACGGAATGGTTGATCGAACAAAAGTCATTGGCGCAAGTGGCGGCGTATCCGCATACTCAGCCGTCTGTGCCGATCGGTGGGCATCTCTCCCCAAGCAGTTGCCAGCACCCGCTCGCTCGATCGGCCAGCTTGCCCTTCCCATCAGCCGCGTTCGCGGTTGTCTGCCGTATCCATAAGAACGCCTGAATCCTCCGTGCCCATTTGGGCTGCGCTGGCATTCGGGGCTCAGAGAGGAGACTGCATCGCCATGCTTATCCGTTCGCTTCCCATGCTGTTGTCTGCCGTTGCGCTCGGCATTTCCGCGCAGGCGGTTGCCAAAGACGCGTCCAAGGCGGCCACCCAGACTATTGCCGTACCCGGCCTGCAAAAGCCCGCCGACATCCTGATCGACCGCTGGGGCGTGCCACATATCTACGCCAAGAGCGAAGACGACGGGTTTTTCGCGCAAGGCTTCAACGCCGCGCGCGACCGCCTGTTCCAGATTGACTTGTGGCGCCGCCGGGGCCTGGGGCAGCTTTCGGAAGTGTTCGGCCCGGCGTATGTGGAACAGGATCGCGCCACGCGGCTGTTCCTCTATCGCGGTGACATGCAGGTCGAATGGAATCATTACAGCCCCGATGCGCAGCGCATTGCCACGCGCTTCGTAGCCGGCATCAACGCGTACGTCGACTGGCTGGCCAGGCATCCGGAGCAGATGCCGTTCGAGTTCCGCAAGCTGAACTACACGCCCGCGCACTGGGCGCCGGAAGACGTGGTCCGCATCCGCAGCCATGGCCTGACGCGCAATCTGCAATCGGAAGTCGCTCGTGCCAACGTGGCGTGCAAAGCGAACCTTGCCGACGACACCATCCGCTTCGGCCTCCAGCCCGCCTGGCAAACCCAGTTGCCCGAAGGCCTGGACCCATGCCTGCCGAAGGACTTGCTGAAGGTCTTCACGCTGGCCACGCAAGGCGTGAAACTCACGCCCGAATCGCTCAAGGGTGTAGACGTCGACGGCACGCGCGTGGCCGCCGCTGCCAACCTTGAAGAGACCATGGAGGGCAGCAACAACTGGGTGATCGCGCCGGGCAAATCCACCACCGGCCGCGCCGTGATGGCCAACGACCCGCACCGCGCGTATTCGGCACCGAGCCTGCGCTACATCGCCCACGTCAGCACACCCACGCTGGACATCATCGGCGCCGGTGAGCCATCACTGCCCGCCGTGTCGATCGGGCATAACGGGCACGTCGCGTTCGGCCTGACCATCTTCAACATCGACCAGGAAGACCTTTACGTCTACGAGTTGAATCCGGCCAACAACAGCGAATACCGCTACAACGGCGGCTGGGAGCCCTTCACCGTGCTGCACGAAACCGTGAAGGTGCGCGGCGGTGAGTCCCGCCCCGTCGACCTGACCTTCACGCGGCACGGCCCGGTCATCTACATCGATGCCGAGAAGCACCGCGCGTATGCGGTGCGCTCGGCATGGCTGTCGCCGGGCATGTCGCCGTATTTCGGCTCGGTCGGCTACATGCGTGCACGCACCTTCGCGCAGTTCAAGCAGTCGATGATGAACTGGGGCGCGCCCACCGAAAACCAGGTCTATGCCGACACCAAGGGCAACATCGGCTGGGTGCCGGGCGGCCTCGCCCCCATCCGCCCGAACTGGGACGGCCTGCTGCCCGTGCCCGGCGACGGCCGCTTCGAATGGGCCGGCTTCTGGCGCGGCGATCAACTGCCCAGCAGCTACAACCCGAAGTCGGGCTATTTCACCTCCTCCAACGAGATGAACCTGCCGCCGGATTATCCGTACCGGGAGCGAAAACTCGGCTTCGAGTGGACCAACGGCTCGCGCCACGCACGCATTGACGAAGTGCTGGCCAAACTGGACAAGGTGTCGATCGAAGATTCGATGCGCTTGCAGAACGACATGGTGTCGATCCCGGCGCGCAGACTGATGGCCCTGCTGGCGCCGCTATCGTCCAACGACGCCGACACGCAGACCGCGCTCAATCTGTTCAAGGGCTGGAACGCGACCATGCTGGCGGATTCTCCGCAGGCCGCGCTGCATGAGGTCTGGTTCACGCATCACCTTGGCCGCGCGTTCAAGAATGCCGTGCTTTCCAAGGCCGGCGCCGAAGCGATGGCCGCGCCCGATACCGCCGTCATGCTCGACACGCTGGAACATCCGCAGGGCAGCGAACGCAAGTTCGGAGAAGACCCGCAGCAAGCCGCAGCCAAGCGCGATGCCGTGCTGCTCGACAGTCTGAAGAATGCGTGGACCGATATGGTCAAGCGCCAAGGCCCGAACCCGCAAGCGTGGAACTGGGGCCAGTTGCACCACAACCTGAACGCCCATCCGTTCGCAGCCATCGTCGACGAGGCAACGCGCGCCAAGCTCAACGTCGGCCCCACGCCAGAAGGCGGTAGCCCCTACACGCCAAACCAATCGACATATCGCGCGACCGATTTCCTGCAGACCAACGGCCCGTCGTTCCGCACAGTGGTGGACGTCGGCAACTGGGACAACTCGCGCGCCGTCAACCTGCCCGGCCAGTCCGGCAACCCCGACAGCCCGCACTATCGCGACCTGGCACCGCTGTGGCTCAAGGGCGAGTATTTTCCGCTGCTGTATTCGCGCAAGGCGGTCGAGGCGGCAACCGAGTCGCGCGTGCATCTGGTGCCGGCTTACAGGTGAGATGGCGGTGCATGGACATCCGTGGATTGCCGTCCCCCGCAAGAATGTTGGCGCGCGACAGTCACGCGGGCGGTGTTGTGGAGCGCGCTGCTACAACGTTTGCCAGCAATCGACTTGGCCGG
This is a stretch of genomic DNA from Ralstonia wenshanensis. It encodes these proteins:
- a CDS encoding cytochrome-c peroxidase, whose product is MRRLLPVATRRVTAVSALVLVGLAAGLSGCGRGEAAVAHAATVGASAPAAAAAAATSAKPAAAPAYERAFYTIMATRRPSVPAMTALGKALFFDPALSASGKQSCASCHSPTHAYGPPNDLSVQLGGADMRKTGVRAAPSLRYIQNVPAFTEHFYENDGNDSEDQGPTGGYTWDGRVSSTHDQARIPLLSAHEMANGTQAAVVAKLRNGRHAQAFRQVFGNDILDNEDTAFRAALMVLEVFQQTPSEFYPYDSKYDAFLRKQVKLSPQEMRGLQVFADPAKGNCASCHVSAIKQDGAFPAFTDFGHIAVGVPRNRTLAANADPKFFDLGLCGPDRTDLKDRADYCGRFRTPSLRNVALRKTFFHNGAIHSLEDAVRFYAQRDTQPQKWYPRKADGTVDKFDDLPAQYRANVNMERPFGGKPGDKPVLSEADVRDIVAFLKTLTDGYRPVRATQAGAQSASRVAQR
- the acpA gene encoding acid phosphatase; this translates as MSRALRLLPLTALVAASMSACGGSDSSSTASASTSGVVTGSYFEHAKVCIDANNNGKCDSGETSTYTDANGAYTLAGSGPVTVEIGTDAFRNDPDTGAHTAITRPLVFRAPAGANAVVSAISTELAVLMDSNGGDINAAKTALAARLGVTVDKLLEDHNKEADAGTKAALQAEIDQAIDLIADAVANGGDIGKSLRDGVAKRVALANNVKTIVVIYAENRGFDNLYGLFPGANGIPGVNPTSTGTAVAQKDFDGSVLPTLPPTWGGVTAAGQSVQITQASTANMPNQMFQIDSASGFGSTGTAVGQNVITRDLWHRFYQNQMQINGGKNDKFAAFADAGGLTMGYYDGSKMAMWNIAKQYTLADNFFMGAFGGSFLNHQYLICACAPIYPNAKASPAVNSIANVKTNADGSPTLIPAASSVMAGAPTSYAGAADDGNATKDGNLTPVDSNGNSYAVNTMQPPYQPSGNAVASGNTAYADPTKATTLPKQSTTNIGDLLTARGVDWAWYAGAWNAALADAPNATRSVIYSGSIQFQPHHQPFNYFSRFDPATATGAAERAAHLRDYDAAFLQDAAAGKLPAVTFYKPQGNLNQHPGYANVADGDAHIANVIAQLQKSPQWKNMVIVVTYDENGGFYDHATVPKADRWGPGTRIPAIIVSPFAKKGFVDHTQYDTASVLRLITHRFDLPTLPGIKQRDAALVSNGNKPMGDLTNALDFTQAQ
- a CDS encoding dodecin encodes the protein MGSHTYKMIELVGSSPDSSDAAVRNAIARAGETLKYLDWFEVLETRGHLVDGRIAHWQVTIKVGMRLETLESEKPAGKKKGK
- a CDS encoding DUF3175 domain-containing protein, whose amino-acid sequence is MATHHARSKPAAAKSSKAKAKRRRWSHHVMETSDALDIEPDIFKARSPARIAASLKASAEHSRRRKGTAFQSAMSMLTFYINRAGHNLGAGRRRILERAKDALRAEFGRPAHSTAKARH
- a CDS encoding MFS transporter, with product MSGDAGLSPASSSASAQTSSDAPFSYPAFRLFWFARLSTTFAYQMFGVAVGWQIYDLTRSAYVLGLVGLAQFLPSVVLVLASGHIADRYDRRYVVRACQAVEALVALALAVLAANGHTGVQPIFLCVVVIGAMRAFETPTLQALLPTLVPLQALPRAVALSSSAGQTGVILGPALGGFLYVAGAPVVYATAAGLFLLAHVLLARVRMERAAPVSTPVSLESLFAGIAFIKGRPVVLGAISLDLFAVLLGGATALLPIYARDILGTGAWGLGLLRSAPAVGALGMALFLAHRPLDRHVGRVMFAAVAVFGLATLVFGVSRWLPVSMLALVLLGASDMISVVIRTSLVQLDTPDAMRGRVSAVNSVFVGASNQLGEFESGMLAGLLGPVASVVIGGLGTLLVVAAWMRLFPALTHRDRMRDPHPEHTGHPSSGG
- a CDS encoding ATP-binding protein, with product MRPTVTSILPSSSRPSDARAAGAARLPDPGPFSTSGFNGAPAIRPSAWLVAIGAAAVGTIGRVLLESAMGIHLPFYLAFPVVTIAAWYGGFWPGMLAIVCYAGLFMGLAALQSWPAAVPLTPIQMTVFGVGALLICALCEQLRRARAGAERRARAETQQRLSQQRLLAALQASPISLYDVDNTMHFTWVHNPVFGLQPEQLLGRTVREVFGRRAASRLTEAGQRVIATGTPTRVEFAFRRRHTQRVVYDVVVMPLRDDTGEIIGLTNAVIDISERRQAEARRTQLLEAESRAREEAERASRLKDDFLATVSHELRTPLNAVLGWAQLLNMRAYDEAMFKRGIEAIERSARTQVHLIDDLLDMSAILSGKVPLEIGPVDLPDVLERARETIEPMARQKNITIETEFLPVPMLQGDAGRLKQVFWNLLANAVKFTPEGGHIRLSVHPAPEGVVATVRDTGIGIEPAFLPHIFDRFQQADLSSTRRHGGLGLGLAIAKQLVELHHGRITAASSGADRGTTMAVSLPLHAAQPGEQANRTPGLVAGTGMPTLDGIRVLAVDDNPESLGVIALMLERYGAEVVTVSSGAAALDALEQAAANAYPFDALVSDLAMPGMDGMQLVRAVRERGLTELPAIAVTAFADPIRLKAAKEAGYQSVITKPIFPGELGHVLAANVHRKTGPETLV
- a CDS encoding penicillin acylase family protein → MLIRSLPMLLSAVALGISAQAVAKDASKAATQTIAVPGLQKPADILIDRWGVPHIYAKSEDDGFFAQGFNAARDRLFQIDLWRRRGLGQLSEVFGPAYVEQDRATRLFLYRGDMQVEWNHYSPDAQRIATRFVAGINAYVDWLARHPEQMPFEFRKLNYTPAHWAPEDVVRIRSHGLTRNLQSEVARANVACKANLADDTIRFGLQPAWQTQLPEGLDPCLPKDLLKVFTLATQGVKLTPESLKGVDVDGTRVAAAANLEETMEGSNNWVIAPGKSTTGRAVMANDPHRAYSAPSLRYIAHVSTPTLDIIGAGEPSLPAVSIGHNGHVAFGLTIFNIDQEDLYVYELNPANNSEYRYNGGWEPFTVLHETVKVRGGESRPVDLTFTRHGPVIYIDAEKHRAYAVRSAWLSPGMSPYFGSVGYMRARTFAQFKQSMMNWGAPTENQVYADTKGNIGWVPGGLAPIRPNWDGLLPVPGDGRFEWAGFWRGDQLPSSYNPKSGYFTSSNEMNLPPDYPYRERKLGFEWTNGSRHARIDEVLAKLDKVSIEDSMRLQNDMVSIPARRLMALLAPLSSNDADTQTALNLFKGWNATMLADSPQAALHEVWFTHHLGRAFKNAVLSKAGAEAMAAPDTAVMLDTLEHPQGSERKFGEDPQQAAAKRDAVLLDSLKNAWTDMVKRQGPNPQAWNWGQLHHNLNAHPFAAIVDEATRAKLNVGPTPEGGSPYTPNQSTYRATDFLQTNGPSFRTVVDVGNWDNSRAVNLPGQSGNPDSPHYRDLAPLWLKGEYFPLLYSRKAVEAATESRVHLVPAYR